DNA sequence from the Deinococcus multiflagellatus genome:
CCAGACCGCGCATCTGAATGTCCACGATCTTGTGCAGGTCAGCGGCCGTCAGCGCGTCGAACACGATGATGTCGTCCACGCGGTTCAGGAACTCGGGGCGGAAGTGGCCCTGCAACTCGCCCATCACGGCGTCGCGGATGGCCGCCGAAGCCTCGCCCCGGTGCTGCATTTCCAGAATCAGGGGGCTGCCGATGTTGCTGGTCAGGATAATCAGCGTGTTGCGGAAGTCCACGGTGCGGCCCTGGCCGTCGGTCAGGCGGCCGTCGTCCAGCACCTGCAGCAGCACGTTGAACACGTCCGGGTGCGCTTTTTCAATCTCGTCGAACAGCAGCACGGCGTAGGGGCGGCGGCGCACAGCCTCGGTCAGCTGGCCGCCTTCCTCAAAGCCCACGTAGCCGGGAGGGGCCCCGATCAGGCGCGCCACCGTGTGCTTTTCCATGTACTCGGACATGTCAATGCGCACCATCGCGTCCTGGCTGTCGAACAGGAACTCGGCCAGAGCCTTGGCCAGCTCGGTCTTGCCCACGCCCGTGGGCCCCAGGAACATGAAGCTGCCCAGCGGTCGGTTGGGGTCCGAGAGGCCCGCGCGGCTGCGGCGAATCGCGTCGGCCACGCTGACAATCGCGCGGTCCTGGCCGATCACGCGCTGGTGCAGCTGCTCTTCAAGCTTCAGCAGCTTCTCGCGCTCGCCTTCCATCAGCTTGTTCACGGGAATGCCGGTCCAGCGGCTCACCACGGAAGCAATGTCCTCTTCGGTCACCTGGGTGTGCGCGAACTCAGCGCCCTTGAGCTTCCCCTCCAGGTCGTGCACTTCCTTTTCCAGCTGGGGCAGCTTGCCGTATTCCAGCTCGGCGGCGCGCTGCAGGTCATAGTCGCGCTTGGCCTTTTCAATGTCGGTGCGCACCTGATCCAGGGCCTCACGCTTCTCGCGCAGGGCCGCGACCTCCTGTCGCTCGCCTTCCCAGCGGGCGCGCACCTCGCCCAGCTCGTCGGTGATGCCCTTCAGGGCCCCCTCAATGTCCAGCAGGCGGTTCTGGCTGTCCTGGTCTTTTTCGCGCTTCAGGGCCTCGCGCTCGATTTCCAGTTGCAGCTTGCGGCGCTCCAGCTGGTCAATGCGCTCGGGGCTGCTTTCCAGCGCCATGCGCAGGCGGGCCGCCGACTCGTCAATCAGGTCAATCGCCTTGTCGGGCAGCTGCCGGTCGGTGATGTAGCGGTGCGAGAGGCTGGCCGCCGCCACCAGCGCGGGATCGGTGATTTCCACGTTGTGGTGCACCTGATACCGCTCCTTGATGCCGCGCAGGATGGAAATGGTGTCTTCCACACTGGGCTCGTCCACAAACACCGGCTGGAAACGGCGCTCCAGGGCCGGGTCCTTCTCGATCTCGCGGTATTCGCTCAGCGTCGTGGCGCCGATCAGGTGCAGCTCGCCGCGCGCCAGGGCGGGCTTGAGCATGTTCCCGGCGTCGGGGCTGCCTTCGGTCTTGCCCGCGCCCACAATGGTGTGGATCTCGTCCACGAACAGGATGATCTCGCCCTCAGAGGCGATCACCTCGTCAATCACGCCTTTCAGGCGCTCCTCGAACTCGCCCCGGAACTTGGCGCCGGCCAGCAGGCTGCCCATTTCCAGGCTCACGATGCGCTTGTTCTTCAGGCCGTCGGGCACGTCGCCCTTCACGATACGGATGGCCAGCCCCTCGGCAATGGCGGTTTTCCCCACGCCGGGCTCGCCGATCAGTACGGGGTTGTTCTTGGTGCGGCGCAGCAGAATCTGCATGGCGCGGCGAATTTCCTCGTCGCGGCCAATCACGGGGTCAAATTTGCCGTCCCTGGCGCGCCCGGTCAGGTCGGTGCCGTACTTTGCCAGGGCGTCGAATTGCTGTTCACTGGTCTTGTTGGTCACGGTTTTTCCTTTGCGCTGCTCGGTCACAGCGCGGTTCAGGTCGGTTTCTGCCGGCAGGCCCTTGCCCCGGTACTCGCCGCGCAGGGCCAGCAGCAGGGTGTCGGCGGCCACAAAGGCGTCGCCCATCTGGCCCGCCAGCGTGTCGGCCTTGCCAAAGGCGCGGGCCAGTGCGGGGTCCAGGTACAGGTTCTCGCCGCCGCCCTGCACGCGCGGCAGTTTGGCCAGTTCGGCGTCCAGGGCCTCGCGGATAGCGCTCAGATGGCCGCCCGCCAGCGTCAGAGCGCGGGCAGCGGTGTCGTTGTCGGTCAGGGCGCGCAGCAGGTGCGCGGGGGTGAGGTTCTGGTGCTGGCTGTTCTGGGCCAGTTGCTGCGCGGCCTGAAGGGCCTGCAGGCTGGCTTCGGTGAAACGTTCGGGATTCAAAGGGGAACCTCCGGGAAAGGTAGGTGGTGGGTCAACTGTCCCCTATTCTGAAACTTGAGTGCATCTGTGTCAAGTTTATTGCGGCTTCAAGAACGTGGCTGAGGTTGCAAGGCCAGGGGTGTGCCCGGCCCCCACGCGCAACGGCCACGCAACGCCCCCAGGGGCATGGTGAAGGCGTCCGATCACGCCCCGGTCACGCCCGGCGCCTTACCGTGGCCCCACCCCAGGAGGTTTCCGCCATGAAGCACACCCGCGCACTCTTTGCCATCCTCGCCCTCTCGTCGCTGGGCCTGTCGGTTC
Encoded proteins:
- the clpB gene encoding ATP-dependent chaperone ClpB, translated to MNPERFTEASLQALQAAQQLAQNSQHQNLTPAHLLRALTDNDTAARALTLAGGHLSAIREALDAELAKLPRVQGGGENLYLDPALARAFGKADTLAGQMGDAFVAADTLLLALRGEYRGKGLPAETDLNRAVTEQRKGKTVTNKTSEQQFDALAKYGTDLTGRARDGKFDPVIGRDEEIRRAMQILLRRTKNNPVLIGEPGVGKTAIAEGLAIRIVKGDVPDGLKNKRIVSLEMGSLLAGAKFRGEFEERLKGVIDEVIASEGEIILFVDEIHTIVGAGKTEGSPDAGNMLKPALARGELHLIGATTLSEYREIEKDPALERRFQPVFVDEPSVEDTISILRGIKERYQVHHNVEITDPALVAAASLSHRYITDRQLPDKAIDLIDESAARLRMALESSPERIDQLERRKLQLEIEREALKREKDQDSQNRLLDIEGALKGITDELGEVRARWEGERQEVAALREKREALDQVRTDIEKAKRDYDLQRAAELEYGKLPQLEKEVHDLEGKLKGAEFAHTQVTEEDIASVVSRWTGIPVNKLMEGEREKLLKLEEQLHQRVIGQDRAIVSVADAIRRSRAGLSDPNRPLGSFMFLGPTGVGKTELAKALAEFLFDSQDAMVRIDMSEYMEKHTVARLIGAPPGYVGFEEGGQLTEAVRRRPYAVLLFDEIEKAHPDVFNVLLQVLDDGRLTDGQGRTVDFRNTLIILTSNIGSPLILEMQHRGEASAAIRDAVMGELQGHFRPEFLNRVDDIIVFDALTAADLHKIVDIQMRGLVKRLADRRISLHLTPAAKDRLAEVGYDPAFGARPLRRAISREIETPLAREILQGHVPDSSSLTVDWDGSAFTFQTGALN